Proteins encoded by one window of Salarias fasciatus chromosome 1, fSalaFa1.1, whole genome shotgun sequence:
- the LOC115403752 gene encoding forkhead box protein B1-like, with protein sequence MPRPGRNTYSDQKPPYSYISLTAMAIQSSPEKMLPLSDIYRFITERFPFYRENAPRWQNSLRHNLSFNDCFIKIPRRPDQPGKGSFWALHPACGDMFENGSFLRRRKRFKVGGAAPPPAAPLGPGGPPPPPPHYLQQQQAKLRISALHAAAHLPVPVPVPAGYGLGAVTQPSGFKHPFAIENIIAREYKVPGGLAAFPGPGYALPGQLGPAWPHVYAHTGLLEPDYAAYGAPLKPLCAGQTLPAVPVPIKPAVPALHAPHAPHAFLAAGSPRPRSPASPQTGSPAAPGEPLQSTVPVH encoded by the coding sequence atgCCGCGGCCCGGCAGGAACACGTACAGCGACCAGAAGCCGCCCTACTCCTACATCTCCCTGACGGCCATGGCGATCCAGAGCAGCCCGGAGAAGATGCTGCCGCTCAGCGACATCTACCGCTTCATCACGGAGCGCTTCCCGTTCTACCGGGAGAACGCGCCGCGCTGGCAGAACTCTCTGCGCCACAACCTGTCCTTCAACGACTGCTTCATCAAGATCCCGCGCCGCCCCGACCAGCCCGGCAAGGGCAGCTTCTGGGCGCTGCACCCCGCCTGCGGAGACATGTTCGAGAACGGCAGCTTCCTGCGGCGCCGGAAGCGCTTCAAGGTCGGGGGCGCGGccccgccgccggccgccccgctgggccccggggggccgccgccgccgccgccgcactacctgcagcagcagcaggccaagCTGCGGATCAGCGCGCTGCACGCCGCCGCGCACCTGCCCGTGCCCGTGCCCGTGCCCGCCGGGTACGGCCTGGGCGCCGTCACGCAGCCGTCCGGGTTCAAGCACCCGTTCGCCATCGAGAACATCATCGCGCGGGAGTACAAGGTTCCCGGCGGGCTCGCGGCCTTCCCGGGGCCGGGGTACGCGCTGCCCGGCCAGCTGGGCCCCGCGTGGCCGCACGTGTACGCGCACACCGGGCTGCTGGAGCCGGACTACGCGGCCTACGGCGCGCCGCTcaagccgctgtgcgccgggcAGACGCTGCCCGCCGTGCCCGTGCCCATCAAGCCCGCCGTGCCCGCGCTGCACGCGCCGCACGCGCCGCACGCCTTCCTGGCCGCCGGCTCGCCGCGGCCCCGCAGCCCCGCGTCCCCGCAGACCGGCAGCCCCGCCGCGCCCGGGGAGCCGCTGCAGTCCACCGTGCCGGTGCACTGA